The Aeromonas veronii genome includes the window ATATTTCTATGCTTCCGGCGGCCGCTGCAGGCCGAAGTGAGCATACGCTCTTGCCGTCGCCAGCCTCCCCCTTGGGGTCCGCTGCAGATACCCCTGCTGAATGAGATAGGGTTCCAGCACATCCTCGATGGTGTCCTTCTCTTCCCCGATGGCGGCCGCCAGGTTGTCGAGGCCCACCGGCCCTCCCATAAACTTGTCGATGACGGCCAACAATAGCTTGCGGTCCATGAAGTCGAAACCTTCGTTATCCACGTCCAGCATGTCCATGGCGCGGGCCGCAATGGGTCCATCAATCCGGCCATCGGATTTCACCTGGGCGAAATCCCGCACCCGTCTTAACAAACGGTTAGCAATACGCGGGGTGCCGCGGGAGCGTCTCGCCACCTCCAGCGCCCCGTCGTCCGACATCTCCAGTCCGAGGCAGCGGGCGCTGCGGGCGACGATGTCGGTGAGATCCTTGACGTTGTAGAACTCGAGACGCTGCACGATGCCGAAACGATCCCGCAGCGGGCTGGTCAGGGAACCGGCCCGGGTGGTGGCGCCGATCAGGGTGAAGGGGGGGAGATCCAGCTTGATGGAACGGGCGGCAGGCCCCTCCCCGATCATGATATCGAGCTGATAATCCTCCATGGCCGGATAGAGCACTTCCTCCACCACGGGGCTGAGACGGTGGATCTCGTCGATGAAGAGCACGTCGTGGGGCTCGAGGTTGGTGAGCAGGGCCG containing:
- the ruvB gene encoding Holliday junction branch migration DNA helicase RuvB, which translates into the protein MIEADRLISAGESREDAVIDRAIRPKKLADYTGQDHVCGQMEIFIEAARQRGEALDHLLIFGPPGLGKTTLANIVANEMEVNIKTTSGPVLEKAGDLAALLTNLEPHDVLFIDEIHRLSPVVEEVLYPAMEDYQLDIMIGEGPAARSIKLDLPPFTLIGATTRAGSLTSPLRDRFGIVQRLEFYNVKDLTDIVARSARCLGLEMSDDGALEVARRSRGTPRIANRLLRRVRDFAQVKSDGRIDGPIAARAMDMLDVDNEGFDFMDRKLLLAVIDKFMGGPVGLDNLAAAIGEEKDTIEDVLEPYLIQQGYLQRTPRGRLATARAYAHFGLQRPPEA